The Saccharobesus litoralis genome window below encodes:
- the kduI gene encoding 5-dehydro-4-deoxy-D-glucuronate isomerase, whose protein sequence is MTTQMSTRYAIGQQEVKTFTTQALRDAFLCADIMCADQINLVYTHYDRFIVGGAVPIKQPLTLENLDALKADFFLQRRELGVINVGGAGKVIVDGVEYELAFKEALYVGQGQQQVEFASLDAEQPARFYINSAPAHTAYPTKKVGLFDGNVLEIGSQQTSNERKVHQLLVNGVVETCQLQMGVTCLQPGSVWNTMPAHQHDRRMECYFYFEVPADQAVCHFMGEPQETRHIWVANEQAVVSPPWSIHSGSGTANYSFVWGMAGENLAYDDMDFHQPNELR, encoded by the coding sequence ATGACGACACAAATGTCTACCCGCTATGCTATTGGTCAGCAAGAAGTTAAAACATTTACAACTCAAGCACTACGCGATGCGTTTTTATGCGCAGATATTATGTGCGCGGATCAAATTAACCTCGTTTATACCCATTATGATCGTTTTATTGTCGGCGGTGCCGTACCAATAAAACAGCCGTTAACGTTGGAAAATCTTGATGCGTTAAAAGCGGACTTTTTCTTGCAACGTAGAGAGTTAGGCGTGATTAATGTTGGTGGCGCAGGCAAAGTGATAGTGGATGGCGTCGAGTATGAACTGGCGTTTAAAGAAGCCTTGTATGTTGGGCAAGGCCAACAGCAGGTTGAGTTTGCCAGCCTTGATGCCGAGCAACCCGCTCGTTTTTACATTAATTCAGCACCGGCTCACACCGCTTACCCAACCAAAAAAGTCGGGTTGTTTGACGGCAATGTATTAGAAATTGGCAGTCAGCAAACCTCGAATGAGCGCAAGGTTCATCAATTATTGGTAAATGGCGTTGTCGAAACCTGTCAATTGCAAATGGGCGTTACCTGCTTACAACCTGGTAGTGTCTGGAACACCATGCCAGCGCATCAGCACGATAGACGTATGGAATGTTATTTTTATTTTGAAGTACCAGCTGATCAAGCCGTGTGTCATTTTATGGGTGAGCCGCAAGAAACGCGACATATTTGGGTAGCCAATGAGCAAGCTGTGGTGTCACCACCTTGGTCAATTCATTCTGGCTCTGGTACGGCAAATTACTCTTTTGTTTGGGGCATGGCCGGTGAAAACCTAGCTTACGATGATATGGATTTTCATCAACCGAATGAGTTGCGCTAA
- the kduD gene encoding 2-dehydro-3-deoxy-D-gluconate 5-dehydrogenase KduD produces MNNNLFSLNNKVALVTGASRGLGQAIAIGLAQAGAQVICSSSKPNGCDQTLAKITAIGGQATQIAANLDNEASVTELAQKAIAWQGKVDVLVNNGGTIARYPAVDFPQDEWLKVINVNLNSAFLLSRLMGKQMIEAGAGKIINIASMLSYSGGITVPAYTASKHGIAGVTKALANEWAINNIQVNAIAPGYFRTDNTQALQDNPERNQDIEKRIPAGQWGEPEQLVGAAVFLASSASDYVNGHILAVDGGWLAR; encoded by the coding sequence ATGAATAACAATCTTTTTTCATTAAATAATAAGGTGGCTCTAGTCACTGGAGCTAGCAGAGGGTTAGGGCAGGCCATTGCTATTGGTTTAGCGCAAGCCGGTGCACAAGTTATTTGCAGCAGTTCTAAACCCAATGGTTGTGATCAAACCTTAGCAAAGATTACCGCGATCGGCGGTCAAGCGACTCAAATAGCCGCTAATCTTGATAATGAAGCATCAGTAACTGAATTAGCGCAAAAGGCCATTGCTTGGCAAGGCAAGGTTGATGTATTAGTCAATAACGGCGGTACTATTGCTCGTTATCCTGCGGTTGATTTTCCGCAAGATGAATGGCTAAAAGTGATCAACGTAAATTTAAATTCAGCGTTTTTATTAAGCCGCTTAATGGGTAAGCAAATGATTGAAGCAGGGGCGGGAAAAATCATCAACATCGCCTCTATGCTGTCTTACTCTGGTGGCATTACCGTACCCGCTTATACCGCAAGTAAACACGGTATTGCCGGTGTCACTAAAGCACTAGCCAATGAGTGGGCGATCAATAATATTCAAGTTAATGCCATCGCACCGGGTTACTTTAGAACCGATAATACTCAAGCATTACAAGACAACCCTGAGCGCAACCAAGATATAGAAAAACGTATTCCGGCAGGGCAATGGGGTGAGCCAGAACAGCTAGTTGGCGCTGCAGTCTTTTTAGCGTCTAGCGCTAGTGATTATGTCAATGGTCATATATTGGCGGTTGATGGTGGCTGGTTAGCCAGATAA
- a CDS encoding glycoside hydrolase family 88 protein — MTNPSTFARKDEISYFSFEQLGLNPVNPKAKHLVVYQDQTPIPSQTVDTDNDGVHDKLAILAQYQAQQTLALEIKHQVKNKPSFTKRTQAEISRKVGGQWQGSKYIGGTFENVSELVPPKHYTDHGEYIRYEGTGIESDKVGYRVYLDWRNGFDIFGKTQDQLALHKIGQDGYKSYHYMADWGMDILKVGKSVGMGGYGYWNGQEVERVSNVDSWRSKIVENGPIYSAFENTYQGWQVTPELKTNLKAQLAMTAGSRLVKVNLATDHKVDNIAIGLVKHKGTELIVDDINVQGTAWVYIGSFGQQSLNKDNLGMGLFIRKNNVKQITQDKNNYVIVTKSNSTLLEYYFAAAWQAEENGISSLGEFKQYLEQTSEKLTRTIRVRKQTALDIADKNKPLTANYALNWAKRLADSEIRRKVYDYVNGGYDKMRFRPSKYTYTTGLLAQSLDDLRQVTGEQRYWDASYAMISSFINEDGSIATYKESDYNIDKINSGKFILRMYDYTGQEKYKTAAGHLRQQLKNHPKTSNGAYWHKKKYPHQLWLDGVYMGMPFLAEYSLLFEGGEHIEDAVHEFEVSKQYLRDPNTGLYFHGWDESKSIEWANKQTGLSQEFWSRGMGWLAMASVDIMDFIPQARPDLREKMLKTINELARDLAKFQHESGTWYQIPNKPNAPGNYLESSASSMFTYFYAKALNKGYIDKQYQDIALKAYQGVVNEFIESHPDGSVSLTNMCFVAGLGFGRDGSYGYYMSEPVLADDPKGTGPFIMASAQIAKLLN, encoded by the coding sequence ATGACCAACCCTTCTACGTTTGCTAGAAAAGACGAAATTAGTTATTTCTCATTTGAGCAGCTAGGCCTTAATCCTGTTAACCCTAAAGCAAAACATTTAGTGGTCTATCAAGACCAAACCCCTATCCCAAGTCAGACAGTAGACACTGATAATGACGGCGTACACGACAAGCTAGCCATTCTCGCGCAATATCAAGCGCAACAAACGTTAGCGCTAGAAATTAAACATCAAGTAAAAAATAAGCCCAGCTTTACTAAGCGCACCCAAGCAGAAATTTCACGCAAAGTCGGCGGCCAATGGCAAGGTTCTAAATACATAGGCGGAACATTTGAAAACGTCTCTGAATTAGTGCCGCCAAAACACTATACCGACCATGGCGAGTATATACGTTATGAAGGCACCGGAATTGAATCAGACAAAGTGGGTTACCGAGTTTATTTAGATTGGCGCAATGGGTTTGATATTTTTGGTAAAACGCAAGATCAACTGGCGCTGCATAAGATTGGTCAAGACGGCTACAAGTCGTATCACTATATGGCTGATTGGGGCATGGACATTCTCAAAGTCGGAAAATCAGTCGGCATGGGTGGTTATGGCTACTGGAACGGTCAAGAAGTTGAGCGTGTATCAAACGTTGATAGCTGGCGTTCAAAAATTGTCGAAAATGGTCCAATTTACTCGGCGTTTGAAAATACTTATCAGGGTTGGCAAGTCACGCCTGAATTAAAAACCAATTTAAAAGCTCAACTGGCTATGACTGCTGGTAGCCGCTTGGTCAAAGTGAATTTAGCGACTGATCATAAAGTGGACAATATTGCGATTGGTTTAGTTAAGCACAAAGGCACTGAGCTGATCGTTGACGATATTAATGTGCAGGGCACGGCTTGGGTTTATATTGGCTCATTCGGACAGCAGTCACTGAACAAGGATAACTTGGGCATGGGACTATTTATTCGTAAAAACAATGTCAAACAGATCACCCAAGATAAAAACAACTATGTCATTGTCACTAAAAGCAATAGCACATTATTAGAATATTACTTCGCTGCCGCTTGGCAAGCTGAAGAAAATGGGATTAGTAGTTTAGGTGAATTTAAACAATACCTAGAGCAAACTAGTGAAAAACTCACCCGTACTATACGTGTACGTAAACAAACCGCGTTAGATATTGCTGATAAAAATAAACCATTAACGGCAAATTACGCACTTAACTGGGCTAAACGCCTAGCAGATTCAGAGATCCGTCGTAAAGTTTACGATTATGTCAATGGCGGTTATGACAAAATGCGCTTTCGTCCATCTAAGTATACCTATACCACTGGATTGCTAGCCCAATCGTTAGATGATTTACGCCAAGTGACAGGAGAACAAAGATACTGGGATGCAAGCTATGCCATGATCAGTTCATTTATTAACGAAGACGGTAGTATCGCCACCTATAAAGAATCTGACTACAACATAGATAAAATCAACTCAGGTAAATTTATCTTGCGCATGTACGATTACACAGGCCAAGAAAAATACAAAACTGCTGCGGGGCATTTACGCCAACAACTGAAAAATCATCCTAAAACCAGTAATGGTGCTTATTGGCATAAGAAAAAATACCCACATCAACTTTGGTTAGATGGCGTATACATGGGGATGCCATTCTTAGCTGAGTACTCATTGTTGTTTGAAGGCGGTGAACATATTGAAGATGCGGTTCACGAATTTGAAGTGTCAAAACAGTACTTGCGTGATCCCAACACTGGCCTGTATTTTCATGGCTGGGATGAATCAAAATCAATTGAATGGGCCAACAAACAAACAGGCCTATCACAAGAGTTTTGGTCACGCGGTATGGGATGGTTAGCCATGGCATCGGTCGATATTATGGACTTTATTCCCCAAGCACGCCCAGATCTGCGCGAAAAAATGCTTAAAACTATTAATGAACTAGCGCGCGATCTCGCTAAGTTTCAACACGAAAGTGGCACCTGGTATCAGATCCCCAACAAACCTAATGCCCCAGGTAACTATTTAGAATCTTCGGCATCTAGCATGTTTACTTATTTTTATGCCAAGGCACTCAATAAAGGCTATATCGATAAGCAATACCAAGACATAGCGCTTAAAGCCTACCAAGGCGTGGTCAATGAATTTATTGAATCACACCCTGACGGCAGTGTCAGTTTAACCAACATGTGCTTTGTAGCAGGTTTAGGTTTCGGTCGCGATGGCTCTTACGGCTATTATATGTCTGAACCTGTCTTAGCGGATGACCCGAAAGGCACTGGGCCTTTTATTATGGCCAGTGCACAAATCGCCAAACTGTTAAATTAA
- the ltrA gene encoding group II intron reverse transcriptase/maturase, protein MNSAKPFSISKWTVYEAWLRVRANGGAAGIDEQSMSDFEQDLKKNLYKIWNRMSSGSYFPPTVKRVEIPKDKGVRVLGIPTVSDRVAQMVVKMELEPELESVFDNDSYGYRPNRSAHDALAITCQRCWRYDWVIDLDIKGFFDNLDWVLLGKALRKHTNNPWVLLYIERWLKAPMETSDGQIIERTKGTPQGGVISPLLANLFLHYAFDKWLRREHPHVQFARYADDAVVHCRSEQEAKALKQAIEQRMLDCCLECHPEKTKLVYCFDEGRQEAHEVISFDFLSYCFRPRLVRNRWGRMFVGFTPAISPKAKQKIREKVKALKLHKQTGLTIQELAYKLNPMISGWINYFSRFWKTALRPLMSWINLKLLKWAKKKYKRLKFSYQRARKWMQRVCNTQPYLFSHWQFGCRP, encoded by the coding sequence TTGAATTCAGCAAAACCATTTAGTATTTCGAAATGGACAGTTTATGAAGCCTGGTTACGTGTAAGAGCCAACGGTGGAGCGGCAGGAATTGATGAGCAATCGATGAGTGATTTTGAACAGGACTTGAAGAAGAACCTGTACAAGATATGGAATCGAATGTCATCGGGCAGCTATTTTCCACCGACGGTGAAGCGTGTCGAAATCCCTAAGGATAAGGGCGTTCGAGTACTAGGCATACCCACGGTATCAGACCGAGTTGCACAGATGGTCGTCAAGATGGAGTTGGAGCCTGAATTAGAATCGGTATTCGATAATGATTCTTATGGTTACAGACCTAATCGCAGTGCACATGATGCATTAGCGATAACGTGCCAGCGGTGTTGGCGATACGACTGGGTGATTGATTTAGATATCAAAGGCTTCTTTGATAACTTGGACTGGGTGTTATTGGGCAAAGCGTTACGCAAACATACCAATAACCCATGGGTATTACTCTATATCGAACGTTGGCTTAAAGCGCCAATGGAAACCTCGGATGGTCAGATAATAGAGCGAACGAAAGGAACACCACAAGGAGGCGTGATAAGCCCATTGCTAGCCAATTTGTTTTTACACTACGCATTCGACAAATGGTTGCGAAGAGAACATCCACATGTTCAATTTGCACGCTATGCGGATGATGCAGTGGTTCACTGTCGTAGTGAGCAAGAAGCAAAGGCGTTAAAGCAAGCTATTGAGCAACGCATGTTAGATTGTTGTCTAGAATGTCATCCAGAGAAAACTAAACTGGTTTACTGCTTTGATGAAGGTAGACAAGAAGCACATGAAGTCATTAGCTTTGATTTTCTTAGTTACTGTTTCAGGCCAAGGTTAGTAAGGAATCGGTGGGGTCGCATGTTTGTTGGCTTTACACCTGCTATTAGCCCTAAAGCGAAACAGAAAATTAGAGAGAAAGTTAAAGCGCTCAAGCTACATAAGCAAACGGGGTTAACGATACAAGAGTTGGCGTATAAGCTTAATCCGATGATAAGCGGGTGGATAAATTACTTCAGTCGGTTTTGGAAAACAGCATTAAGGCCACTTATGTCTTGGATAAACCTTAAATTGTTGAAATGGGCGAAGAAGAAATACAAACGGCTGAAATTCAGTTACCAAAGAGCAAGAAAATGGATGCAAAGGGTGTGTAATACACAACCGTATCTATTTTCTCATTGGCAATTTGGTTGCAGGCCGTAA
- a CDS encoding YgjV family protein, which produces MWFADPIAQFFGLVSFVIATLCYMQKDDLKFKYFMLALNVVHTLHYVLLDALTSAVCTAIAIARTYSSIKTNSKQLAYFFILLVVGINAIFIVENWFDWFSVAGSVLGTYAMFCLTGVKMRLFFLLGSTCWLINNIIVNSIGGIMLETLAIVVNINTIWRMSSSEQSEVQTTKSIQQLNMKST; this is translated from the coding sequence ATGTGGTTTGCCGATCCTATCGCGCAATTTTTTGGTTTGGTTAGCTTTGTTATTGCAACCTTGTGTTACATGCAAAAAGATGATCTAAAGTTTAAGTACTTTATGTTAGCGCTTAATGTCGTTCATACCCTGCACTATGTATTGTTAGATGCGCTAACCTCAGCTGTATGCACAGCTATCGCTATCGCTAGAACCTACTCCTCTATCAAAACCAACTCTAAACAACTGGCCTATTTTTTTATCTTGCTAGTGGTAGGTATTAACGCCATTTTTATTGTCGAAAATTGGTTCGACTGGTTTAGTGTAGCTGGCTCTGTATTGGGTACCTATGCCATGTTTTGTTTGACTGGCGTAAAAATGCGCCTGTTTTTTTTGCTGGGTTCAACGTGCTGGTTAATTAACAACATCATTGTTAATTCTATTGGTGGGATCATGCTAGAAACCCTAGCCATTGTAGTTAACATTAATACCATATGGCGTATGTCCAGCTCTGAGCAATCTGAGGTTCAAACTACAAAGTCAATCCAACAACTGAATATGAAATCAACCTAA
- a CDS encoding Fic family protein, which translates to MTSISEKLAHSLEQLKQLQDNGAVALQSKVLERADRERLVKHGFIKEVMRGWYIPSSPDEQLGDSTSWYTSFWDFCAAYLDERLEQNWCLSPEQSIQIHIGDKTVPAQLLVRSPKGRNKPTTLLHNTSVFDVRAALPSGDQLAIVDGLRVYSVAACLVFCSKSFFAQKPTQMRTLLSMLTDASELLAILLSGGHVTSAGRLAGALRNIGRNTIADNIIKGMDAADYKVKAVDPFEDDTQITFDRRDTSPYSNRLRLMWNNMRENVIEYFPQVPHSTINIQAYLTELEDKFVTDAYHSLSIEGYRVTHDLIEHVRSGNWDPERSDESKKHLDAMAAKGYWDAFQQVKAAVERVLKGENAGQVLEDSHTDWYLKLFSPSVAAGIVKQADLAGYRTGPVFIRQSRHTPPSRSALRDMMPTLFDLLIEEQNIAVRVVLGHFMFVYIHPYFDGNGRMGRFIMNLMMASGGIAWTVVPVERREEYMAALEIASVDNDIIPFTKFIASLL; encoded by the coding sequence ATGACTTCAATATCAGAAAAGCTTGCTCATTCCCTTGAGCAATTAAAGCAATTGCAAGATAACGGTGCTGTAGCATTACAGTCAAAAGTGCTAGAACGTGCTGATAGAGAGCGTTTAGTTAAACATGGCTTTATTAAAGAGGTGATGCGTGGCTGGTATATTCCATCCAGTCCTGATGAGCAACTTGGCGATAGTACCTCGTGGTATACCTCATTTTGGGATTTTTGTGCTGCTTATTTAGATGAGCGGCTGGAGCAAAACTGGTGTTTATCACCAGAGCAGTCTATTCAAATACATATAGGTGATAAAACTGTACCAGCTCAATTGTTGGTACGCTCCCCCAAAGGACGTAACAAACCCACTACTTTATTGCATAATACCTCTGTGTTTGACGTGCGAGCAGCCCTTCCTAGCGGGGATCAACTTGCTATTGTTGATGGTTTAAGAGTTTATAGTGTTGCGGCTTGTTTAGTATTTTGCTCGAAATCGTTTTTTGCGCAAAAACCGACACAAATGAGAACCTTACTTTCAATGCTAACCGATGCATCAGAGCTACTAGCTATCTTACTTTCTGGTGGCCATGTTACAAGTGCAGGTCGTTTAGCGGGAGCTTTGCGTAATATAGGTAGGAATACTATTGCTGATAATATTATTAAAGGAATGGATGCAGCTGATTACAAAGTAAAAGCAGTCGATCCCTTTGAAGATGATACGCAAATAACATTTGACCGCAGAGATACCTCGCCTTATTCAAACCGTTTACGATTAATGTGGAACAATATGCGCGAGAATGTTATTGAATATTTTCCTCAAGTCCCGCATTCAACTATCAATATTCAAGCGTATTTGACTGAGTTAGAAGACAAGTTTGTTACTGATGCTTATCATTCTTTATCTATTGAAGGTTATCGTGTAACACATGATCTCATTGAACATGTTCGTTCTGGTAACTGGGATCCTGAACGTTCAGATGAAAGCAAAAAGCATTTAGATGCGATGGCAGCAAAAGGCTATTGGGATGCATTTCAACAAGTAAAAGCGGCTGTTGAACGGGTATTAAAGGGCGAAAATGCAGGACAAGTGCTAGAAGATTCGCATACAGATTGGTACTTAAAGCTTTTTTCTCCCAGTGTAGCGGCGGGTATAGTCAAGCAGGCTGATTTGGCAGGTTATCGAACTGGGCCTGTTTTTATACGTCAATCTAGGCATACTCCACCGAGTCGATCTGCGCTGAGGGATATGATGCCAACCCTTTTTGATTTACTCATCGAAGAACAAAATATTGCTGTTCGTGTTGTTTTAGGACATTTTATGTTTGTTTACATACATCCGTATTTTGATGGCAATGGACGTATGGGGCGCTTTATTATGAATTTAATGATGGCATCTGGTGGCATAGCGTGGACAGTTGTACCTGTAGAGCGCCGAGAGGAATATATGGCAGCGCTTGAAATAGCGAGTGTTGATAATGACATTATCCCATTTACAAAATTCATCGCTTCGTTACTTTAA
- the uxaC gene encoding glucuronate isomerase, with product MDVNHKPLVLDNDRLFKADPSELAISRELYAEVANLPIISPHGHTDPSWFAGNECFQNATELLIIPDHYVFRMLYSQGVALESLGIPRVDGGEVETDYRKIWHIFADHYYLFHGTPSRIWMDFVFSEVFGFEVEFSPQTADFYYDTINAKLVTDAFRPRALLERFNIELLATTEGATDDLQHHAKLQGTGYEKTVITTFRPDDVTDPDRWNFAKNIDLLASQTGEDVTQWHGYLNALRARREFFRAHGATATDHGHPTALTADLSAIECQKLLTEVLSGNATGSQRELFRAQMLTEMAGMSLEDGMVMQIHPGSRRNHNQKVFEKFGLDKGCDIPGRTNFVEDLQPLLAKFGAESQLKIILFTLDESAYARELAPLAGHYPCLKLGPAWWFHDSPEGMLRYRHNVTETAGFYNTVGFNDDTRAFLSIPSRHDVARRIDCRFLAQLVAEKRLSLDVAHQLAYDLSYRLAKEAYQLAK from the coding sequence GTGGACGTAAATCACAAACCATTAGTGCTAGATAATGACCGGCTATTTAAGGCTGATCCTAGCGAGTTAGCCATTAGTCGTGAATTATATGCTGAGGTTGCCAATTTACCCATTATTAGTCCGCATGGTCACACTGATCCAAGTTGGTTCGCGGGTAATGAATGTTTTCAGAACGCCACAGAGCTATTGATAATTCCTGACCATTATGTTTTTAGAATGCTTTATAGCCAAGGCGTTGCGCTAGAAAGCCTTGGCATTCCACGTGTTGATGGTGGCGAAGTAGAAACTGATTACCGTAAAATTTGGCACATTTTCGCTGACCATTACTACTTATTCCATGGCACACCTTCACGCATTTGGATGGACTTTGTTTTTAGCGAAGTGTTTGGCTTTGAAGTTGAGTTTAGCCCACAAACGGCTGACTTTTACTACGACACGATTAATGCAAAATTAGTGACAGATGCGTTCCGTCCTCGTGCTTTATTAGAACGCTTCAATATTGAGTTGCTAGCCACAACTGAGGGTGCAACCGACGACTTGCAGCACCATGCTAAGCTGCAAGGAACGGGTTATGAAAAAACGGTTATCACCACGTTCCGCCCTGATGATGTAACTGATCCTGATCGTTGGAACTTTGCGAAAAATATCGATCTTTTAGCAAGCCAAACTGGTGAAGACGTTACCCAGTGGCACGGTTATTTAAATGCCTTACGTGCACGTCGTGAATTCTTTAGAGCGCATGGTGCAACTGCCACAGATCATGGTCATCCAACGGCATTAACCGCTGATTTGTCGGCGATCGAATGTCAAAAACTATTAACGGAAGTTTTATCTGGAAATGCCACCGGTAGCCAAAGGGAGTTATTCCGTGCGCAAATGCTGACTGAAATGGCCGGTATGAGTTTAGAAGACGGCATGGTGATGCAGATCCACCCTGGATCACGTCGTAATCACAATCAAAAAGTCTTTGAAAAGTTTGGATTAGACAAAGGTTGTGATATTCCTGGACGCACTAACTTTGTTGAAGATTTACAGCCGTTATTAGCGAAATTTGGTGCGGAATCTCAGTTGAAAATTATTCTATTTACCTTAGATGAGTCGGCGTATGCGCGTGAGCTTGCTCCATTAGCAGGTCATTACCCATGCTTAAAGCTGGGGCCGGCTTGGTGGTTCCATGATAGCCCTGAAGGTATGTTACGCTATCGTCATAATGTGACAGAAACCGCTGGATTTTATAATACGGTTGGTTTTAATGATGACACTCGTGCATTTTTATCTATTCCGTCTCGTCACGATGTTGCGCGTCGTATTGATTGTCGTTTCTTAGCCCAATTAGTGGCAGAAAAACGTCTTTCTTTAGATGTTGCCCATCAATTGGCTTACGACCTTTCATATCGATTAGCCAAAGAGGCTTATCAGCTCGCTAAATAA
- a CDS encoding type 2 periplasmic-binding domain-containing protein: MWLTITKLFPLLLLVSVSIQAKNDIRVPGNKQASSLPVTLLKTMAQTSDQFQLVFPYDQQGEITKSRILSDVKNGQLDVHWSQSNAKFEQDFQAIYIPIYRGLIGFRIGIVPKYKRDLLQQVSSLSQLQKFTAGSGTLWSDTRILEHNGLPVVKEQKYPNLFPMLEGQRFDYFPRGLHEPWREIEKWQQYNLIVEPHLLIKYTAPFYFFVAKDNQALAQFITQSLNELYATGQYQALFFADHDVATALANAGLEKRTVIELTNPNLTAQTPLTQKHLWYDPFE; the protein is encoded by the coding sequence ATGTGGTTAACAATAACCAAGTTATTCCCCTTGCTATTACTTGTGAGCGTATCAATACAAGCTAAAAATGACATCCGTGTTCCAGGAAATAAACAGGCTAGTTCACTACCTGTTACCTTACTTAAAACCATGGCGCAAACTAGCGACCAATTCCAACTCGTTTTTCCGTATGATCAACAAGGTGAAATTACAAAATCCAGAATATTAAGTGATGTTAAAAATGGTCAACTAGATGTGCATTGGAGTCAATCAAACGCCAAGTTTGAACAAGACTTTCAAGCGATTTATATCCCTATTTATCGGGGCTTAATCGGTTTTAGAATTGGCATTGTACCCAAATACAAGCGAGATTTACTTCAACAAGTCAGTTCGTTAAGCCAACTGCAAAAATTTACAGCTGGCTCTGGCACTCTGTGGTCTGATACGCGTATTTTGGAACACAATGGTTTACCTGTCGTTAAAGAGCAGAAATACCCCAATTTATTCCCTATGCTAGAAGGGCAACGCTTTGATTATTTTCCACGAGGCTTGCATGAGCCTTGGCGAGAAATAGAAAAATGGCAGCAATACAACCTGATTGTAGAACCCCACCTATTAATAAAATACACAGCTCCTTTTTACTTTTTTGTTGCTAAAGATAATCAAGCATTAGCTCAGTTCATCACCCAATCATTAAATGAGTTATATGCAACGGGTCAATACCAAGCTTTGTTTTTTGCTGATCACGATGTCGCCACCGCACTCGCCAATGCCGGACTCGAAAAAAGAACCGTCATTGAATTAACCAACCCTAACCTCACAGCCCAAACACCGTTAACTCAAAAACACCTTTGGTATGATCCGTTTGAATAA
- a CDS encoding helix-turn-helix domain-containing protein, whose amino-acid sequence MRDIIGLELRKERKKRKLSQSESGLPLQLDAAVISRIENGKYTGSLATFENYCNLLGFELSIKTIEHSPPSFDELDELFGDE is encoded by the coding sequence ATGAGAGATATTATTGGGCTAGAGTTACGAAAAGAAAGAAAGAAACGAAAGTTATCTCAAAGCGAATCTGGCTTACCGTTGCAACTGGATGCGGCGGTTATTTCGCGCATTGAAAATGGTAAATACACTGGCAGCCTAGCAACATTTGAAAACTACTGTAATTTACTTGGGTTTGAATTATCAATAAAAACGATTGAACATTCGCCTCCAAGTTTTGATGAACTTGATGAGTTATTTGGAGACGAATAA